One Coturnix japonica isolate 7356 chromosome 20, Coturnix japonica 2.1, whole genome shotgun sequence genomic window carries:
- the KCNQ2 gene encoding potassium voltage-gated channel subfamily KQT member 2 isoform X12 — protein MVQKSRNGGVYPGPAAEKKLKVGFVGLDPGAPDSSRDGALLIAGSESTKRGSILSKPRSGVSGSGKPPKRNAFYRKLQNFLYNVLERPRGWAFIYHAYVFLLVFSCLVLSVFSTIDEYQNSSEGALYILEIVTIVVFGVEYFVRIWAAGCCCRYRGWRGRLKFARKPFCVIDIMVLIASIAVLAAGSQGNVFATSALRSLRFLQILRMIRMDRRGGTWKLLGSVVYAHSKELITAWYIGFLCLILASFLVYLAEKGENEHFDTYADALWWGLITLTTIGYGDKYPQTWNGRLLAATFTLIGVSFFALPAGILGSGFALKVQEQHRQKHFEKRRNPAAGLIQAAWRFYATNLSRTDLHSTWQYYERTVTVPMYSCVVL, from the exons ATGGTGCAGAAATCCCGCAACGGAGGCGTTTACCCGGGGCCCGCAGCCgaaaagaagctgaaggtgGGATTCGTGGGGCTGGACCCGGGAGCTCCGGATTCCAGCCGGGACGGGGCTTTGCTCATCGCCGGTTCCGAGAGCACCAAGAGGGGCAGCATCCTCAGCAAACCCCGTTCTGGGGTATCGGGTAGCGGGAAGCCCCCCAAAAGGAATGCTTTTTACCGCAAGCTGCAGAATTTTCTCTACAATGTGTTGGAGAGACCGCGGGGCTGGGCTTTCATTTACCACGCATACGT TTTTCTACTTGTTTTCTCCTGCCTGGTGCTGTCTGTCTTCTCAACCATCGATGAGTATCAGAACAGCTCTGAAGGGGCCCTTTATATTCTG GAAATTGTCACCATCGTGGTGTTTGGGGTGGAGTATTTTGTGCGGATCTGGGCAGCCGGCTGCTGCTGTCGGTACCGGGGCTGGAGAGGAAGGTTGAAATTTGCCCGCAAGCCTTTCTGCGTCATCG ACATCATGGTGCTGATCGCATCcattgctgtgctggcagcGGGCTCCCAGGGCAATGTCTTTGCCACCTCAGCGCTCAGGAGCTTGCGCTTCCTTCAGATCCTGCGCATGATCCGCATGGACCGGCGCGGTGGCACCTGGAAGCTGTTGGGCTCTGTGGTCTACGCACACAGCAAG GAGCTGATTACTGCCTGGTATATTGGCTTCCTCTGCCTCATCCTGGCCTCTTTCCTGGTATACTTggctgagaaaggagaaaatgagcaCTTTGATACATACGCAGATGCACTCTGGTGGGGTCTG ATCACCCTGACCACCATCGGCTATGGGGACAAGTACCCACAGACCTGGAATGGGAGGCTGCTGGCTGCAACCTTCACTCTCATTGGTGTTTCCTTCTTTGCTCTCCCTGCT ggcATTTTAGGTTCAGGGTTTGCTCTGAAGGTTCAGGAGCAGCATCGACAAAAGCACTTTGAGAAGAGACGCAACCCAGCAGCAGGCCTGATTCAG GCTGCATGGAGGTTCTATGCCACCAACCTGTCCCGCACAGACCTGCACTCTACGTGGCAATACTATGAGCGCACCGTCACCGTCCCCATGTACAG TTGCGTTGTGTTGTGA